The Methanocaldococcus infernus ME region GCTAAAACTTGAGCCTTTCTCCTATCAATGATTGGAACCTCAACCTTGGAAGATGTTGGAGCAACAAATTCTTTTTTAACCTTATCAAAGATCCCTATTCCTACAACTCTTGCCTTAGCCCCTCCATGTTTTCCAGGCTTTGAGACACTGATATCTACAATCTCACAAGGAACTCCATCTATCATAACATACTGTCCAACTTTTAAAGAACCAAC contains the following coding sequences:
- the eif5A gene encoding translation initiation factor IF-5A, with the protein product MPGTKQVNVGSLKVGQYVMIDGVPCEIVDISVSKPGKHGGAKARVVGIGIFDKVKKEFVAPTSSKVEVPIIDRRKAQVLAVVGDTVQIMDLQTYETLELPIPEGIEGLEPGVEVEYIEAVGQYKITRVFK